TGCATGCTTCTGCAAGTTTCATCATGCATCCATCCAGGAATTCCATCGCTTTTACGGTAGCAGCGTAATTTCCTGTATGACCTACCATATCCCCGTTCGGAAAATTGATTCTATAAAAATCACTTTTGTTTTCTGCCAGAACTCTTTCCAATTCCTTGGTGATCGCTTCTGCCTTCATCTCAGGAGTTTGGTCGAAAGGGATCACATCGGACTGGATCTCTTTGTATTCTTCCGTTTGCGTGTCGAATTTTCCGGAACGATTTCCATTCCAGAAGAAGGTTACATGTCCGTATTTCTGGGTTTCGGAGAGAGCGTACTGAACCACTCCTGACCGAGCCATGTATTCTCCCAAAGTCCTATCGATTGCTGGTGGAGTTACTAAGAAGCGTTCCGGCAACTGCAAATCTCCATCGTATTGCATCATTCCCGCATAACAAACATCCGGCAATTCACCTCGATTGAATTTATCGAATTTCTTTTCAGTGAATGCTTGTGAGATCTCAATCGCTCTATCTCCTCTGAAATTCGTGAATACAACTGAATCGCCATTTACGATCGGTCCCACGGGTTTTCCATTTTCTTCTATTACGAAAGAAGGAAGATATTGATCGATTACTGCAGGATCTTCTGCGCGAAAAGTTTCGATTGCGGTCTTTGCATCGGAGAATTTTCTCCCTTCTCCCTTTACGTGGATTTGCCAACCTCTTTCTACCATGGACCAGTCTGCTTCGTATCTATCCATCGTGATGGTCATCCTTCCTCCGCCGGAAGCGACCTTGATGTCCGCACCTTTTTGTCTAAGGGAATGCAACCACTCTTCAAAAGGATTCAAATATTCTAATGCAGATTTTTCAGGAACATCTCTTCCATCTAACAGGATATGTAATCTAATC
Above is a window of Leptospira semungkisensis DNA encoding:
- the gpmI gene encoding 2,3-bisphosphoglycerate-independent phosphoglycerate mutase, which translates into the protein MQLKKQTPFVPKKVLFVILDGVGFTPRGPEFGNAIAGAKLPFLNKLWKESPTIHLKAHGTAVGMPSDEDMGNSEVGHNVLGCGRIFDQGAKLVNNSIAKGLLFEGQAWKEIIANTKSKNSTLHLIGLFSDGNVHAHIDHTRSLIEAAIQEQVPKIRLHILLDGRDVPEKSALEYLNPFEEWLHSLRQKGADIKVASGGGRMTITMDRYEADWSMVERGWQIHVKGEGRKFSDAKTAIETFRAEDPAVIDQYLPSFVIEENGKPVGPIVNGDSVVFTNFRGDRAIEISQAFTEKKFDKFNRGELPDVCYAGMMQYDGDLQLPERFLVTPPAIDRTLGEYMARSGVVQYALSETQKYGHVTFFWNGNRSGKFDTQTEEYKEIQSDVIPFDQTPEMKAEAITKELERVLAENKSDFYRINFPNGDMVGHTGNYAATVKAMEFLDGCMMKLAEACKKSNVILLVSADHGNADEMYQLDKKGNVEKDKQGKPVPKTSHTLNPVPFSVLDPEGKFKLRSDLKDPGLANVAATILDIMGYETPEGYYPSLIQR